From Rhodovastum atsumiense, a single genomic window includes:
- a CDS encoding beta/alpha barrel domain-containing protein: MLADLDAGATGAMTGDGYPDGIRQIVDAYAAGRREEAIATHARWLPLINYENRQTGLQTAKILMREGGIITSEAVRQPSAAARASGHARRADRDRAPPGCVGPALG; the protein is encoded by the coding sequence TTGCTCGCCGATCTCGATGCCGGGGCGACCGGAGCGATGACGGGGGACGGGTATCCCGACGGGATCCGGCAGATCGTCGATGCCTACGCGGCAGGCCGGCGCGAAGAGGCCATCGCCACCCATGCGCGCTGGTTGCCGCTGATCAACTACGAGAACCGGCAGACCGGCCTGCAGACGGCCAAGATCCTGATGCGGGAAGGCGGTATCATCACCTCTGAGGCGGTGCGCCAGCCATCCGCTGCAGCCCGTGCATCCGGCCACGCGCGCCGGGCTGATCGAGATCGCGCACCGCCCGGATGCGTTGGTCCTGCGCTGGGGTAA
- the pgm gene encoding phosphoglucomutase (alpha-D-glucose-1,6-bisphosphate-dependent) codes for MSISPLAGKPAPKELLVDLAALEHAYYARRPDTDDPNQLVQFGTSGHRGSSLHGSFTEAHILAITQAICEHRKARGIDGPLYMGKDTHALSSAAQRTALEVLAANGVETIIQPDDGVTPTPVVSRAILVHNRGRSEALADGILITPSHNPPEDGGFKYNPPNGGPADTDVTRWVQDRANALLREGNRAVRRVAYDTAFAAETTHARDFVRPYVEDLRHVVDMDAIRAAGLRLGVDPLGGAALHYWAPVAEIYGLDITVVNPRLDPTFGFMTVDHDGKIRMDCSSPYAMAGLIGLKDQYDIAFGNDPDADRHGIVTRSAGLMNPNHYLAVAIDYLLTHRPDWPTDAAVGKTLVSSALIDRVVRRRGRRLSEVPVGFKWFAPGLFDGTCCFGGEESAGASLLRRDGTVWTTDKDGPVMNLLAAEITARTGRDPGEHYAALTKELGVAHYTRIDAAATPEQKARLQKLAPEAVKDATLAGEPIVAKLTRAPGNDAAIGGLKVVTEGGWFVARPSGTENIYKVYAESFRSQEHLQRILGEAQQIVGEALKQGA; via the coding sequence ATGAGCATTTCACCACTCGCCGGCAAACCGGCGCCGAAGGAGCTTCTCGTCGACCTCGCCGCGCTCGAGCACGCGTATTACGCAAGGCGCCCCGATACCGACGATCCCAACCAACTGGTGCAGTTCGGCACCAGCGGGCATCGCGGCTCCTCGCTGCATGGCTCCTTCACCGAGGCGCATATCCTGGCGATCACCCAGGCGATCTGCGAGCACCGCAAGGCCCGGGGCATCGACGGCCCGCTCTACATGGGCAAGGACACCCACGCGCTTTCCTCTGCGGCGCAGCGTACGGCACTGGAAGTGCTGGCGGCGAACGGGGTGGAAACCATCATCCAGCCGGATGACGGGGTGACGCCGACACCGGTCGTTTCGCGCGCCATCCTGGTGCACAACCGCGGCCGCAGCGAGGCGCTCGCCGATGGCATCCTGATCACGCCGTCGCACAACCCGCCGGAAGACGGCGGCTTCAAATACAACCCCCCGAACGGCGGCCCGGCCGACACCGACGTCACGCGCTGGGTGCAGGACCGTGCCAACGCGCTGCTGCGCGAGGGCAACCGCGCGGTGCGGCGGGTGGCCTATGACACCGCATTCGCGGCGGAGACGACGCATGCGCGCGACTTCGTGCGGCCCTATGTCGAGGACCTGCGTCATGTCGTCGACATGGACGCGATCCGTGCCGCCGGGCTGCGCCTCGGCGTGGATCCGCTGGGCGGGGCGGCGCTGCATTACTGGGCGCCGGTGGCCGAGATCTATGGCCTCGACATCACCGTGGTGAATCCCCGGCTCGACCCGACCTTCGGCTTCATGACCGTCGACCATGACGGCAAGATCCGCATGGATTGTTCGAGCCCCTACGCCATGGCCGGGTTGATCGGGCTCAAGGACCAGTACGACATCGCCTTCGGCAACGACCCCGACGCGGACCGGCATGGCATCGTCACCCGCTCGGCGGGGCTGATGAACCCCAACCACTACCTCGCGGTCGCGATCGACTACCTGCTGACGCACCGGCCGGACTGGCCCACGGATGCCGCGGTCGGCAAGACCCTTGTCAGCAGCGCCCTGATCGACCGCGTGGTGCGCCGCCGTGGCCGCCGCCTCTCCGAAGTGCCGGTGGGCTTCAAGTGGTTCGCCCCCGGGCTGTTCGACGGCACCTGCTGCTTCGGCGGCGAGGAAAGCGCCGGGGCGAGCCTGCTGCGCCGCGACGGCACGGTGTGGACGACCGACAAGGACGGGCCGGTGATGAACCTGCTGGCCGCCGAGATCACCGCGCGCACCGGCCGCGATCCGGGCGAGCATTACGCGGCGCTGACCAAGGAACTCGGCGTGGCGCACTACACGCGCATCGATGCCGCTGCGACGCCCGAACAGAAGGCAAGGCTGCAGAAACTCGCGCCCGAAGCGGTGAAAGATGCAACCCTGGCCGGTGAGCCGATCGTGGCGAAGCTGACCCGCGCGCCCGGCAACGATGCCGCGATCGGCGGGCTGAAGGTGGTGACGGAGGGCGGCTGGTTCGTCGCCCGCCCCTCCGGCACGGAGAACATCTACAAGGTCTACGCTGAAAGTTTCCGCAGCCAGGAGCATCTGCAACGCATCCTGGGCGAAGCGCAGCAGATCGTCGGCGAGGCCCTGAAGCAGGGCGCCTGA
- a CDS encoding pirin family protein — MDLRHNIPTSPSPEVETVIIPRAHDIGGFEVRRALPAQQRQMVGPFIFFDQMGPGEFLTGQGLDVRPHPHIGLSTVTYLFDGEILHRDSLGSAQPIRPGDVNWMTAGRGIAHSERTDPAARSHANRLFGIQSWVALPQVAEEREPDFAHHPAATLPLAEENGLRLRLIAGTGWGLTAPVATTSPLFYADAVLGSNAPVPLPDEHEERAAYIVQGALEVAGIRFESGRMLLFRAGDRLALRAGPEGARLLLLGGAAMDGPRFLFWNFVSSRHERIEQAKADWKAGRFAKVPGDEREFIALPEVR; from the coding sequence ATGGACCTACGGCACAACATCCCGACCTCTCCATCCCCCGAGGTGGAAACGGTGATCATCCCGCGCGCCCACGACATTGGCGGCTTCGAGGTGCGCCGCGCCCTGCCGGCACAGCAGCGGCAGATGGTCGGGCCCTTCATCTTCTTCGACCAGATGGGACCGGGGGAGTTCCTGACCGGCCAGGGCCTCGACGTGCGGCCGCATCCGCATATCGGCCTGTCTACCGTGACGTACCTGTTCGATGGCGAGATCCTGCACCGTGACAGCCTCGGCTCCGCCCAGCCGATCCGCCCGGGGGACGTGAACTGGATGACCGCGGGGCGCGGCATCGCCCATTCCGAGCGGACCGATCCCGCAGCACGGAGCCATGCCAACCGCCTGTTCGGCATCCAGTCCTGGGTGGCGCTGCCGCAGGTGGCGGAAGAACGGGAGCCCGACTTCGCGCACCATCCCGCTGCGACGCTGCCGCTCGCCGAGGAGAACGGCCTGCGCCTGCGGCTGATCGCCGGGACAGGTTGGGGTCTCACGGCGCCGGTGGCAACCACCTCACCGCTGTTCTACGCCGACGCGGTGCTCGGCTCCAACGCCCCGGTGCCGCTGCCTGACGAGCACGAGGAACGCGCGGCCTACATTGTCCAGGGCGCGCTGGAAGTTGCCGGCATCCGCTTCGAGTCCGGTCGGATGCTGCTGTTCCGCGCCGGCGATCGACTGGCGCTGCGGGCCGGACCGGAAGGAGCCCGGCTGTTGCTGCTCGGCGGCGCGGCCATGGACGGGCCACGTTTTCTGTTCTGGAATTTCGTGTCGTCCCGCCACGAGCGGATCGAACAGGCGAAGGCCGACTGGAAGGCCGGACGCTTCGCCAAGGTGCCCGGCGACGAGCGGGAGTTTATCGCGCTGCCGGAGGTGCGTTGA
- a CDS encoding L-lactate permease, giving the protein MPWSQMYDPFGSFWLSTAAAAIPVIVLLGAIGILEMKAHFAALLGLATALVIAIVAFGMPVSMAALSAAYGAAYGLMPIGWIILNVIFLYLLTATKGEFEVLQSSIRNISDDRRLQLLFIAFSLGAFFEGAAGFGTPVAVTAAMLIGLGFSPLAASGLSLIANTAPVAYGALGTPVIALSAVTGLDLLELSAMIGRQLPFFSIIVPFWVVWAFVGFRKTLEVWPAILVAGVSFAVPQYLISNFHGPWLVDVVSAIVSMGALALFLRVWHPKNVMQEAPRDWSSPPEESREGPAAPGSRGAVIRAWLPWIILSVFVFLWGIPQVKAWLDGLWVARFPVTGLHNLVMKVPPVSPTPKAEPAIYLFNLLSATGTGILLAAVVSGFLLGYTPGGLIRMYGRTLHVVRFSLLTIACMLALGFVTRYSGTDATLGLALASTGWLYPFFGALIGWLGVALTGSDTASNVLFGGLQRTSAEQLGISPVLMAAANSSGGVMGKMIDAQSIVVASTATKWYGHEGSILRFVFFHSVALAVLMGLLVLGQAYVWPLTRLVH; this is encoded by the coding sequence ATGCCCTGGAGCCAGATGTACGACCCTTTCGGCAGCTTCTGGCTGTCGACCGCAGCGGCAGCGATTCCCGTGATCGTGCTGCTCGGTGCCATCGGCATCCTCGAGATGAAGGCACATTTCGCCGCGTTGCTGGGCCTGGCCACCGCCCTGGTGATTGCGATCGTGGCATTCGGCATGCCGGTATCGATGGCCGCCCTGTCCGCCGCCTACGGCGCCGCCTATGGCCTGATGCCGATCGGCTGGATCATCCTGAACGTCATCTTCCTGTACTTGCTCACCGCCACCAAAGGTGAGTTCGAAGTCCTGCAGAGCAGCATCCGCAACATCAGCGACGACCGTCGCCTGCAATTGCTGTTCATCGCCTTTTCGCTCGGCGCCTTCTTCGAGGGCGCGGCGGGCTTCGGCACACCGGTCGCCGTCACCGCGGCGATGCTGATCGGCCTTGGCTTTTCACCGCTCGCCGCCTCTGGCCTGTCGCTCATCGCCAACACCGCGCCGGTCGCCTATGGCGCGCTCGGCACGCCCGTGATCGCGCTGTCGGCCGTCACCGGGCTCGACCTGCTGGAACTCTCCGCCATGATCGGCCGGCAGTTGCCGTTCTTCTCGATCATCGTGCCGTTCTGGGTGGTCTGGGCCTTCGTCGGCTTCCGCAAGACCCTGGAAGTCTGGCCGGCCATCCTGGTGGCGGGCGTCTCCTTCGCCGTCCCGCAATACCTCATCTCGAACTTCCATGGCCCGTGGCTGGTCGACGTGGTCTCGGCCATCGTCTCGATGGGCGCCCTGGCCCTGTTCCTGCGGGTCTGGCACCCGAAGAACGTCATGCAGGAAGCCCCGCGCGACTGGTCCTCGCCGCCGGAGGAATCCCGCGAGGGACCGGCTGCCCCGGGCTCGCGCGGCGCCGTGATCCGTGCCTGGCTGCCGTGGATCATCCTCAGCGTGTTCGTCTTCCTCTGGGGCATTCCGCAGGTGAAGGCCTGGCTCGACGGACTCTGGGTCGCACGCTTTCCGGTCACGGGCCTGCACAACCTGGTCATGAAGGTGCCGCCCGTCTCCCCGACGCCCAAAGCCGAGCCGGCGATCTACCTGTTCAACCTGCTCTCGGCCACCGGCACCGGCATCCTGCTCGCCGCCGTCGTCTCCGGCTTCCTGCTCGGCTACACCCCGGGTGGACTGATCCGGATGTATGGCCGGACCTTGCACGTCGTGCGGTTCTCGCTGCTGACCATCGCCTGCATGCTCGCCCTCGGCTTCGTCACCCGCTACTCGGGCACCGACGCGACGCTCGGGCTGGCGCTGGCCAGCACCGGCTGGCTCTATCCCTTCTTTGGTGCGCTGATCGGCTGGCTCGGCGTCGCGCTGACCGGGTCGGACACGGCGTCGAACGTGCTGTTCGGCGGCCTGCAGCGCACCAGCGCCGAGCAGCTCGGCATCAGCCCGGTGCTGATGGCCGCAGCCAACAGCTCCGGCGGCGTGATGGGCAAGATGATCGACGCGCAAAGCATCGTCGTC
- a CDS encoding carboxymuconolactone decarboxylase family protein, producing MARIDYAPIDRPEDTRLVAQISAQRGGVLHLYRMLLHSPPVAHGWLHYLTALREGCRLPGALREMVILRVAMLNRVGYEAEHHIPLARAEGVTAAQLEGLADWRNSDLFDARERVVLALTDAMTREVQVAEDVFVAVRAEFDERTLVELVATIAAYNMVSRFVEAFRIDRRDPV from the coding sequence ATGGCCCGCATCGACTACGCGCCGATCGACCGTCCCGAGGACACCCGGCTGGTGGCGCAGATTTCCGCCCAGCGTGGCGGCGTGTTGCATCTCTACCGCATGCTGCTGCACAGCCCGCCAGTGGCGCATGGCTGGCTGCATTACCTCACCGCCTTGCGGGAGGGCTGCAGGCTGCCCGGAGCCTTGCGGGAAATGGTCATCCTGCGCGTGGCCATGCTCAATCGCGTCGGCTACGAGGCCGAGCACCACATACCGCTCGCCCGTGCCGAAGGGGTCACCGCGGCGCAGTTGGAGGGGCTGGCGGACTGGCGGAATTCGGATCTCTTCGATGCGCGCGAGCGGGTCGTGCTGGCCCTGACGGATGCGATGACGCGCGAGGTGCAGGTGGCAGAGGACGTCTTCGTCGCCGTGCGGGCGGAATTTGACGAGCGGACGCTGGTTGAACTGGTCGCCACCATCGCCGCCTATAATATGGTGTCCCGCTTCGTCGAGGCGTTCCGGATCGACCGTCGCGATCCGGTCTGA
- the dhaL gene encoding dihydroxyacetone kinase subunit DhaL, with translation MAEAITLPVATDWLNRLAARYATERDWLVELDSAIGDGDHGANLARGFAAVRDKLQAAPPADVAALFRLVGMTLISTVGGASGPLYGTLFLEAGKKAAGAASLDVAGWRACLEAGVAGIRARGKAEAGEKTMLDALLPAVAALDGTALPAALLASAAAATHGSDATIPLIARKGRASYLGERSVGHRDPGAASSVMLLDELAQAAA, from the coding sequence ATGGCCGAGGCGATCACCCTGCCGGTTGCGACCGACTGGCTGAACCGGCTCGCCGCACGTTACGCGACGGAACGGGACTGGCTGGTGGAGCTGGATTCCGCGATCGGGGACGGTGACCACGGCGCCAATCTCGCGCGCGGCTTCGCGGCGGTGCGCGACAAGCTGCAGGCGGCGCCGCCGGCGGATGTGGCGGCGCTGTTCCGGCTGGTGGGCATGACGCTGATTTCCACCGTGGGTGGCGCCAGCGGGCCGCTCTACGGCACCTTGTTCCTGGAGGCCGGCAAGAAGGCGGCCGGCGCCGCCAGCCTGGACGTGGCCGGATGGCGTGCCTGCCTGGAGGCTGGCGTGGCCGGCATCCGCGCCCGCGGCAAGGCGGAAGCAGGCGAGAAGACCATGCTCGACGCGCTGCTGCCGGCAGTCGCAGCCCTGGACGGGACAGCGCTGCCGGCGGCGCTGCTGGCTTCCGCGGCGGCGGCGACGCATGGTTCCGACGCCACCATCCCGCTGATCGCGCGCAAGGGCCGGGCAAGCTATCTCGGCGAGCGTTCGGTGGGGCATCGCGATCCGGGCGCGGCGTCCTCGGTGATGTTGCTCGACGAACTGGCGCAGGCAGCCGCCTGA
- the ptsP gene encoding phosphoenolpyruvate--protein phosphotransferase translates to MPAQVGLLLVSHSRPLGEAVEVLARQMVGPALPIAVAAGAGPDGAELGTDAVAIAAALEELAADPQAGVLVLMDLGSAILSAGMALELVAPEIAARVRLCAAPLVEGAVAAAVSAAAGASLEVVTAEAEAALTPKRDQLGPTEDGAPPAEATSIAKEDTAEDAEVADPLGLHLRPAARIVACAGGFAAQVSLRNLATGAGPASAASLTALTGLGVRAGQRVRVAASGTDAAAAVAAIAGILRAPPGTPADVEVAPSVPVTGRAIPVVPGVAFGPVLRLGTVRPPIARAPVADPGAEAARLRQVVAASAAEIEAEVRAGVGGDILLAHAALLRDPAILERALSLVATQRCPAAAGWNDAIEETARTYDGLADPVLRGRAADVRDAGARVLRGLLGGEAAELPPGPPAVLVAEDLLPSLAARLDPARVLGVIDRRGGPASHAAILLRGAGIPTVMGAAALVPATGGGVAALDGGSGEVWIDPDDATLAQVRQRQASAASVTAGVALVDGVLRLADGRGIEFWANVASQRDAEAAARAGARGIGLLRTEMLFLDRADPPDEAEQAALVAAIMEPFRGRPVVVRTLDAGADKPLPWLGMAPEANPYLGVRGVRLLLARPAVFETQLRALLRAGSGLDLRIMLPMVTCAEEVTAARAALECAHAALVAAGLAHAWPVPLGIMVEVPAAALEAKALAGCADFFSIGTNDLTQYVLAAERGHPALGRFADASHPAVLRLCRDVVEAGCACDRPVSVCGEAAGDPRIAALLVELGVTRLSMSPAAFAVVAGALRN, encoded by the coding sequence ATGCCGGCGCAGGTGGGGCTGCTGCTGGTCTCGCACAGCCGCCCCCTGGGTGAGGCGGTGGAAGTGCTGGCACGCCAGATGGTCGGGCCGGCGCTGCCGATTGCGGTGGCTGCGGGCGCCGGGCCGGACGGCGCCGAGCTTGGCACCGATGCCGTCGCCATCGCCGCCGCCCTGGAAGAACTTGCCGCCGATCCGCAGGCCGGGGTGCTGGTGCTGATGGATCTGGGCAGCGCCATCCTCAGTGCCGGGATGGCGCTGGAGCTGGTGGCACCAGAGATCGCCGCGCGGGTGCGGCTCTGCGCGGCTCCGCTGGTGGAAGGCGCCGTCGCGGCGGCGGTGAGTGCCGCCGCCGGGGCGTCGCTGGAGGTGGTGACGGCCGAGGCGGAGGCGGCACTTACACCCAAGCGTGACCAGCTCGGGCCGACGGAGGATGGGGCGCCGCCTGCGGAAGCAACGTCGATCGCGAAGGAGGACACAGCGGAAGATGCCGAGGTTGCCGATCCGCTCGGCCTGCATCTGCGGCCGGCAGCGCGGATCGTTGCCTGTGCCGGCGGGTTCGCGGCGCAAGTGAGCCTGCGCAATCTCGCCACCGGGGCCGGGCCGGCTTCGGCCGCAAGCCTGACGGCGCTGACCGGCCTGGGCGTGCGGGCCGGGCAGCGGGTGCGGGTTGCGGCCAGTGGGACGGATGCCGCGGCGGCGGTGGCTGCGATCGCCGGCATTTTGCGTGCGCCGCCCGGGACCCCGGCCGATGTGGAGGTTGCGCCATCGGTGCCGGTTACGGGGCGGGCGATTCCGGTGGTGCCCGGCGTGGCGTTTGGGCCTGTGCTGCGGCTTGGGACGGTACGCCCGCCGATTGCGCGCGCGCCCGTGGCCGATCCAGGGGCCGAGGCAGCCCGCCTGCGACAGGTGGTCGCGGCGAGTGCCGCCGAGATCGAAGCAGAGGTGCGGGCCGGGGTCGGTGGCGACATCCTGCTGGCGCATGCGGCGCTTCTGCGCGATCCGGCGATCCTGGAACGGGCCTTGTCGCTGGTGGCGACGCAACGTTGCCCGGCCGCTGCCGGCTGGAACGATGCGATCGAGGAAACGGCTCGCACTTATGACGGGTTGGCCGATCCGGTGCTGCGCGGGCGTGCCGCCGATGTGCGCGATGCGGGCGCGCGTGTGCTGCGGGGGTTGCTTGGTGGGGAAGCGGCGGAGCTGCCGCCGGGGCCGCCGGCGGTACTGGTGGCCGAGGACCTGCTGCCTTCGCTCGCGGCGCGGCTCGATCCGGCGCGGGTGCTGGGAGTGATTGATCGGCGCGGTGGTCCGGCCTCGCATGCGGCGATCCTGCTGCGGGGGGCCGGGATTCCGACGGTGATGGGGGCGGCCGCGCTGGTGCCCGCGACCGGCGGCGGGGTCGCTGCGCTGGATGGTGGCAGCGGCGAGGTGTGGATCGACCCCGATGACGCAACGCTGGCGCAGGTACGGCAGCGTCAGGCGTCCGCCGCATCGGTGACGGCAGGTGTTGCTCTGGTGGATGGCGTTCTGCGGCTTGCTGATGGGCGGGGTATCGAATTCTGGGCCAATGTCGCGTCGCAACGCGATGCCGAGGCCGCCGCGCGGGCGGGGGCGCGGGGCATCGGCCTGTTGCGGACCGAGATGCTGTTCCTCGACCGCGCCGATCCGCCGGATGAGGCGGAGCAGGCCGCGTTGGTGGCCGCCATCATGGAGCCGTTCCGTGGCAGGCCGGTGGTGGTGCGTACGCTCGATGCCGGGGCCGACAAGCCGTTGCCCTGGCTTGGCATGGCGCCGGAGGCGAACCCGTATCTGGGTGTGCGCGGCGTGCGATTGTTGCTGGCCCGTCCGGCGGTGTTCGAGACGCAGTTGCGGGCGCTGTTGCGGGCCGGCAGTGGGCTTGACCTGCGCATCATGCTGCCGATGGTGACCTGCGCGGAGGAAGTCACTGCGGCGCGGGCCGCGTTGGAGTGCGCCCATGCAGCGCTGGTGGCGGCGGGTCTTGCGCATGCATGGCCGGTGCCGCTCGGGATCATGGTGGAGGTGCCGGCGGCAGCGCTGGAGGCAAAGGCCTTGGCGGGCTGTGCGGATTTCTTCTCGATCGGCACGAATGATTTGACGCAGTACGTGCTGGCGGCCGAGCGGGGACATCCCGCACTCGGGCGTTTTGCCGATGCGTCACATCCGGCTGTGCTGCGGCTGTGCCGGGACGTGGTGGAAGCCGGTTGTGCCTGTGATCGCCCGGTATCGGTCTGCGGCGAGGCCGCAGGTGATCCACGGATTGCGGCCTTGCTGGTGGAGCTTGGGGTGACGCGGCTGAGCATGAGCCCCGCCGCGTTCGCTGTGGTGGCCGGGGCTTTGCGCAACTGA
- the dhaK gene encoding dihydroxyacetone kinase subunit DhaK, producing the protein MKKLINAPEAVVAEALAGMQAAHGDLLRVSFDPAFIARADAPVAGKVAIVSGGGSGHEPMHGGFVGHGMLDAACPGAVFTSPTPDQMLAAAQAVDGGAGVLFIVKNYTGDIMNFDLAAELVRDGGIAVEQAVIDDDVAVQDSLYTAGRRGVGTTVLAEKICGAAAAEGQDLAAVAALCRRVNAQGRSMGTALTSCTVPHAGKPTFSLAEDEIEMGIGIHGEPGRTRMKLAPADRIAELLLEPVLADLPFRSGDRVLLFVNGMGGTPLIELYVLYRRAAEICAQHGLVIARNLVGNYITSLEMAGASITLLKLDAEMERLWDAPVRTPALRWGM; encoded by the coding sequence ATGAAGAAGCTGATCAACGCGCCGGAGGCCGTGGTGGCGGAGGCGCTGGCGGGGATGCAGGCCGCGCATGGTGACCTGCTGCGGGTCTCGTTCGACCCTGCCTTCATCGCGCGGGCCGATGCACCGGTGGCCGGCAAGGTCGCCATCGTTTCCGGCGGGGGCAGTGGCCACGAGCCGATGCATGGCGGCTTCGTTGGGCATGGCATGTTGGATGCCGCCTGCCCCGGCGCGGTGTTCACCAGTCCCACGCCCGACCAGATGCTTGCCGCCGCGCAGGCAGTGGATGGCGGCGCCGGGGTGCTGTTCATCGTCAAGAACTACACCGGCGATATCATGAATTTCGACCTCGCGGCCGAGCTGGTCCGCGACGGCGGCATCGCCGTGGAGCAGGCAGTGATCGACGACGACGTGGCGGTGCAGGACAGCCTGTACACTGCGGGGCGGCGCGGCGTCGGCACCACCGTGCTGGCCGAGAAGATCTGTGGCGCGGCTGCGGCCGAGGGCCAGGACCTTGCCGCGGTGGCGGCATTGTGCCGGCGGGTGAACGCGCAGGGCCGCAGCATGGGGACGGCGCTGACCTCCTGCACCGTGCCGCATGCCGGCAAGCCCACCTTCAGCCTCGCCGAGGACGAGATCGAGATGGGCATCGGCATCCATGGCGAGCCCGGCCGCACCCGCATGAAGCTGGCGCCCGCCGACCGCATCGCCGAGCTGCTGCTGGAACCGGTGCTGGCCGACCTGCCGTTCCGCTCAGGCGATCGCGTGCTGCTGTTCGTCAACGGCATGGGCGGCACGCCGCTGATCGAACTTTATGTGCTGTATCGCCGGGCGGCGGAGATCTGCGCGCAGCACGGCCTGGTGATCGCGCGCAATCTGGTGGGCAACTACATCACCAGCCTGGAGATGGCCGGCGCCTCGATCACGCTGCTGAAGCTCGATGCGGAGATGGAGCGCCTGTGGGATGCACCGGTGCGCACGCCGGCGCTGCGCTGGGGGATGTAA